TTAAATAGATTCCTCGACTCTGCTCGGAATGACAGTCGAAAGATTGCCGCGTCGGCCTTCATCCTCCTCGCAATGACGGTTGGGGTTATTCAGTTTTGACGGCGGGCGCTTCGCTGACAACATCGCCGGGGCTCTCGGCCGTGATCGGTTCTTTAGAACCTTCATCTACAGCTTTAATCAAAGCGTCTTCGAGCTTATCGCCCGGGCTGCGGCGCGAAGAGCCAGACGACCCAGAGCTGGAGGTGCGCCCGCGGTTCTTTTTATACTCGAGCTCTTTACGCATATTGCTAATAAAATCGATCCGTTCGCGGGCGGCGCCTTTGAGCAGGCTGGAATATTGGCGCAGGTTCGGTACAAGCAGCGCCTGAAGTTTGTTCTGGGCGTAGAGATAATTAACTAAGCCGTGGAAGTCGCCGTCGCCAGTGACGACAACTGCGCGATCGTAGGCCTGGGCATCAATCATAACTTGCAGCACCAGTTCGGCATCAATGTTGCCTTTGACGTTGCCCTCTTTGCCGATGACAACTGGTTTGAAAATAATCACGAAGCCGGCTTTTTGCAAGAAGGAATAAAGGTCCTGGTTTTCGGCAATGTAGCCAATAAAGAGATAGGCCACGGCCACATTATGTTTGGCGCGCAAATATTCGCGGAACTTGGCCCAATCGACGCTCCAACCCAAGTTTTGGATGGTCATATTCAGGTTTTGAGAGTCGATGTAGGCGTAATTTTTAAGTGATTTATTATTAGAATCATTCGTCATAACCAAAAAACTATATCACGCATGCTAAAAAACGTCAAGGGCGGCTGGGTTTGACCCCAACCGCCCCATCACCTCATTCCCTCATTGTGACTGTATGGAAAATCGCCTGTACGATAAACCGATGCTTAGCTAAAAGATCGAGCGTGTGTGCTTTCACCTGATGGATGGGCGAACCGACCGATCTCAGCCCGTAAACCATCGCCAGTTTGTCCCTGGCTAGTTCTGGCTTCCCTCGGGCGATGTCGTTCTGAGCCTCGTGGAGCAGCATATAGAGCAGCTGCATCGCGGCATTCTCGTCCTTTTTCATGAGGCTGGCAAAGATATACCTGGCACCTTCGTAGCAGGCGGCTGCGGTGCCGAAGCGGCCTCGGCGCATGTTGAGGCGTCCCAACTGAACTTCGGTGGCAGCTTGGTCTACCGCTGGGGTGTCGAAGTTCTCGTCCCCCACACCCATGACTGAGAGTGATTGGTGGAACAGAACTTCAGCTCTCTCAAAGTCACGCGCGTCGCTGTAGCACATTCCAAGATCGCGCATCACGTTGGCTTCCGCTAACCGACCAATTGTCACTGGCAACCTGGCTGGCAAGGCGTAGCCTTGCAGCCACAGGTACCCCTCAATCGGGCGGTGTTGCATGCGTAAGCAAACTCCGTACTGTTGGGCGGCTTGCCAACGATCGGGATGGTTGGGGAAATCAAGCCAAACACTCAAATAGCAGGCTTTAGCTCTGACGAGAGACCGTGACCAAGGTCCGATCCAATTTCTTCGTGCCCTATAGACATCGCCATTTTCTTTGCCTTCTTCGAACGAATCAAACTCTGGCAAGGTACGAGCGGCCATGATGCCACCTGCTTTCAGGATCGCGGAATGGGTTGTTTATACCATTTTTATAAAAGGTTGTCTAGGTCTGGTCGGCTAATTTGCGGCTGCGACCGGCCCAATACTTTTCGGCCTCTGCTTCTAAGGAGTCCAAACGTTTGTAATAATCCGGGAATTCCTTGAGGTGGGCATGGGCGATCCGGCCGGTCATTTCGGGGTCATCCATAGTGACATTGGTGTTTTACCCCAACTCAGTGCCATGTTCTAGCTCAACTTCCAGGCCTCGCTGGAATTCCCACAAGCTAATTTCGCTCCAATCAACTTCGATTTTATCGCCAATAGCCTTAGCCTGGGCATCACTAAAAGACTTACTAGTACTCAATTAAACCTCAAATTATTTTTTCTATTATAACCAAACTAAGCTCGGCGGCCAGTCAAAGCCAAAAGCTTGACTCCCAAGCTGGCATCGTCCGGCACCTTAATTTCTGGTCCAAAGGCCCCGCCTTTGCGCCAGTCTTCGGCCTGGGGCACTAGTAGTTCGTAAGCAGCATTGATCAGATGCGGACCGGGGCCAGCACCACTCGATTTTAGGCCCTGAGCCAGGTCCCAGCTGTGAACAGTGGCATCAATAATCATTTGGCCGAGGTAATCCTTAACTGGCATATCGCCGAATGAAAGATGCACATTACTAGTGAGATCCTCACACGCTTCGACCGCCGCAACGGCTTTTTGGAGGGCCTTGGCCCAAACTGCCTTGGGATCATCGCCCAGCACGTCACCGTCGTATTTGCTACCAACTTCGGCAATGGTTTTGCCAGCCAATAGGTCCGGGATCCACAAGGTCTCACCGGTCACATGGTTAACCAAAGCCCGCACATCCCATTCAGTATCCGGTGTCGCATTACTCCATTGATCATCCGCGACTCCCGCTACGCCTTCACCAAAGTGGCGAGCGGCTTCTGTATATAATGCTTTCAAATCCATAGCTTCATTCTAACGGCCCGAGCGATATAATGTAACCATGAACATTTTTGTTGGTGGGGTAAACGGTGTCGGCAAATCAACTATTTTACGTAAAGTTGCAAACCTCGATAGTCGCTTTGAAGTCATCCATTATGCCTCGGCTTTGATGCAACAATTGGGTTTGGCGCCCGGTGATTATGATAGTCTTCACACCATCCCCCAGGCCAAGCGCCTGGCCGTAACCCAGCAAATGATGGAAAACTTGGCTGAGCGCCGAACTCAAAAAGTCCGCCTGATTGATGGCCATTATTTAATCCTGGTCAAAGGCGTCATTAGCCCCATTGCCGGAGATTGGGTTAAATTACTGGATGCTTTGATATTAATAAAGGCTGCCCCACAAGTCATCTTGGATAGAATCCAAAAAGACGAAGGTTGGAGGGACCGTGAGCTTTTTACGCCCGAGATGAGCGATCAAGACTGCCAAGCATTACTGGCCGATTACGGCCGCCAAACCGAAGCTGAGTTCGACCAATTGACCCAGCAATTTCCAATCGACCACTTTATTCTGGAGCACTCTGATGATGATGTTGAACGTGCCGCTCACCAAATTATCAATTTCGCCAATCAACTATTGGCTTGAGGCTTAGGGCGGATTGTGTTATAACCCGGGGTAGGCTTTTGCGACCAGAGAGGGTGAATCATGACGACCACTGCCGCCGACCTCGGTATCCGAGGTACAGCCGAACCCCATGAACTTCACGTCACCTATGGCCACAAACTCAAGCGCCCTCAGCTGGACACCCTTGTGCCGTACTGGCTTGAACAGGACTGGGTTGTCGATATCGTCGTCCACTCAGGGCACCTTGATTTCTTACTGTCGGCTGAGGACAGTCGGCCTGAAGAGGATCCCGTCCGAGAGAGGCTGTTAAATCAAGTCGTTCAGGATCTCTACGAAATGATCACGCGCTTCCCCATCACTCAGGCTCTGCCGATAACTTAAGGCATTAGCCCACTCAGACCCGCGGTTACGACCGCGGGTTATTCATTATTCAATCTTCGGTCTGGTGTATGTGCGTTTGTTGTACATGTCTTTGATTTTACCGACTGATTTGTCCCAATCACTATAATCAAGATTCTCATGCGGAATCTCACTGTCCCAGACCACCTCCTCGAACCAAGATCTCAGCGCCTCAACAAAAGCCTTATCCTTAATCAAAAGGGCGGCGCTCAGTGATTGAAAACCCGATCGTTGCGGAATAGCAATGATGGCCTCGCGCTGACCAATGGCCACATCAAGCACCAGTGGATTGCGTTTAAAAAACCGGATTCTAGCATTTTGGTTTTGATTGAGGTCATCACTTTCAACTAGAAGGCGGTCGGCATCAAGAGCGATTTTGAAGCTTTCACTATTCCAGAGGTACTCC
This genomic window from Candidatus Saccharimonadales bacterium contains:
- a CDS encoding NYN domain-containing protein; its protein translation is MTNDSNNKSLKNYAYIDSQNLNMTIQNLGWSVDWAKFREYLRAKHNVAVAYLFIGYIAENQDLYSFLQKAGFVIIFKPVVIGKEGNVKGNIDAELVLQVMIDAQAYDRAVVVTGDGDFHGLVNYLYAQNKLQALLVPNLRQYSSLLKGAARERIDFISNMRKELEYKKNRGRTSSSGSSGSSRRSPGDKLEDALIKAVDEGSKEPITAESPGDVVSEAPAVKTE
- a CDS encoding DUF5661 family protein — protein: MDDPEMTGRIAHAHLKEFPDYYKRLDSLEAEAEKYWAGRSRKLADQT
- a CDS encoding TIGR03086 family metal-binding protein, giving the protein MDLKALYTEAARHFGEGVAGVADDQWSNATPDTEWDVRALVNHVTGETLWIPDLLAGKTIAEVGSKYDGDVLGDDPKAVWAKALQKAVAAVEACEDLTSNVHLSFGDMPVKDYLGQMIIDATVHSWDLAQGLKSSGAGPGPHLINAAYELLVPQAEDWRKGGAFGPEIKVPDDASLGVKLLALTGRRA
- a CDS encoding ATP-binding protein, with protein sequence MNIFVGGVNGVGKSTILRKVANLDSRFEVIHYASALMQQLGLAPGDYDSLHTIPQAKRLAVTQQMMENLAERRTQKVRLIDGHYLILVKGVISPIAGDWVKLLDALILIKAAPQVILDRIQKDEGWRDRELFTPEMSDQDCQALLADYGRQTEAEFDQLTQQFPIDHFILEHSDDDVERAAHQIINFANQLLA